Genomic DNA from Aminobacterium mobile DSM 12262:
CGTATTTCTTGCGCTCTCAGGGGAAAAAGCTAAACCCAAATTACTTTCTTATGAAGCACCTTTTGGGGTTGGATATGCCACAGCTATAGCTGTGTTCCCTTGGAAAACATACCCCTCTTTAGCCCGACACGCTATAGAAACATACGTGAGAGAGGGGGAAAGACTTTCACTTCAGGACGTGGAAAAACTCGCGCCACAAGAAAGTCTACAAAGTAAAAAAGCTTGTTTTGTTTCTCTTAAAACATTAAAAGGGGAACTTCGGGGGTGCATTGGAACCATCGCCCCGGTTCGATCTTCCCTGGCTTGGGAAGTAGTAGAGAACGCTATAGCAGCTGCTACTGAAGATCCACGCTTTTTACCAGTCCGCCCTGAGGAATTACCTAATCTTACTGTCTCCATAGACATATTGAGTGAACCCGAAGTAATCCGCAACGTAGAAGAACTTGATCCCAAACAATATGGAGTCATTGTCTCCAAAGGAAACCGGCGAGGAGTATTGCTTCCTGATCTCGAGGGAATTACCCTAGCCAGCCAGCAAATACAAATTGCAGCTCAAAAGGCCGGCATTACTACCCTTGATGGCATCTCTATCTCCCGATTTACCGTCCATCGATATCCGGAAAGGGAAGATACTCCATGACGTATCAAGCTTTATGGTGGCACAAAGAAGGGGAGAGAATTATTTGTGATCTCTGCCCTCACAGGTGCTCTTTAAAAAAAGGACAAAAAGGATTATGCGGCGTACGCATCCATCGAGGAGAGGCTGGACTTTTTAGCTTAAATTATGGTCTTGTTTCTTCCATGGCTCTTGACCCAGTAGAAAAAAAACCTCTTTATCATTGGAATCCAGGAACCGAAATTTTTTCTATAGGGAGTATTGGTTGCAATATGCATTGCCCTTTCTGTCAAAATTGGGAGATATCTACATGTTCTTCAACGGTCCCCTTAACCTACATTCCTTCGTCTGACCTTCTTCGTCTTGTTCGTAAAGAGCAGGTTCGTTCTGTGGCATTTACATATAATGAGCCTCTCATTTGGTATGAATATGTGATGGATACAGCCCAAATACTGAAAAAAGAAGGGATTCCTGTAGTCTTGGTCTCTAATGGTATGATAAACGAGGCGCCATTAAAAGATCTTTTGCCGTATGTAGATGCTGCCAACATTGATGTGAAGGCCTTTGACGAGGAAACATATCGATTTATGGGAGGAAATCTTAACACTGTTAAACAAACAGTAGAGACAATGATTACAGCAGGAATACATGTAGAATTAACAAGCCTTATTGTTACGGGAATTCATAAAGATACCCTTTGGATTGAATCATTGGCGAAGTGGGCAGCGTCTCTTTCCCCTTCCATGGTTCTTCATATATCTCGATATTTTCCATGCTATAAATGGAATGAAAAGCCCACTCCCATCACTATGCTGAGAGAGGCCAAGAGTCGGGCAGAAAAGCATTTGCATTTCGTTTATTTAGGAAATGTAACAGAAACAGTTTTTACTCTCTGTCCTTCATGTAAAGCAACAATATTGGAGCGTCGAGGATACAATACATATATTCAAGCTATGGATAGAGAAGGTCGTTGTGCTAAATGCGGCTTCCCCATAGTTACTCTTACTGGAAATGAGGATTAAAAGTGAAAAAATTTATAGATATTCTTCTTCTTATCTGTTCCCTAGGTTACTTTCTTTTGCTTTGCATGATCCCCACGTCATGGTGGAATTCTCAATTTCCTTTTGGAGTAGGAGAGCCTCTACCAGCCCTTGTTTTGCCTGGACAAAATGCAAAAGAGATTGCTGATGCCTTTTATAAGGCAGGCATTGTTACAAACCCCTTAGAGTTACGTGGATGGATGGCACGTTTAGGTATTGACAGAACCCTTAAGACTGGCATGTACATGATTAAAAAGGGGACTTCTTGGGAGGTAGCGCAACAACTGAAAGAAGCCGTTCCTTCTCAAGAAAAAGTGACAATAGTTCCAGGTTCTGATCTTTTCTCTATAAAAAATGCTTTTCCCGACATGACTGAAGACGAGGTATCTACTCTCCTTCAGAATACGGCTATATTCCCTCTCGATCTTCAGCCTCTCTTGCCTCTTGCTCCAGAAACACGCGTAGCATTTTTGCTTCCAGATACATATTACGTACCTGAAAAGAAACTGGAATATGTTTTAAAAGCAGGATTCACACTCTGGTGGAAACACTTTGATACAAAAATACAAAACCTTTCGCCTCATGAATTATTGGAGACAGCTATTCTAGCCTCTCTCGTAGAAAGAGAGGCTAAAATAGACGAGGAACGTCCCCTTATCGCAGGAATTATAAAGAATAGAGTAGCCCAAAATATGCCTCTCCAAGTAGATGCAACAATAGTTTACGCATGGAAAAGGGAGGGAGAAAACCTTTCGAGGGTTCTTTTCAAACATCTAGAAGTAGATTCTCCCTACAATACATACAAAAAGCTGGGGCTACCGCCTACAGCTATCTGCATCCCCTCCATTGCATCATGGGAGGCCGCCTTAAAACCAGCTCAAACAGAGTATCTGTATTATGTAGCAGGGAAAGATGGTCAACATTTTTTTGCCACTACGTATCAAGGACATTTGCTGAACATTCGAAAAATTAGAGGTGCCCAACATTGAATAATATAGAAGAACCACTTTCTGTTCATGATATGGACAGATTAGTACTTTCGGTCTGTCCTTCTTATATTGTGCTTATTAGTTGGATTGTCTCCGAATATAATGGATTAGGATATATTCGAACAGATGATCCTCGCAAAGGAGAACTTTCTTTTTTCTGTCCTCCCAGTCAATCAGAAGAGGGGGAACTTCTCATAGAAAAACTGAGAGAGGAAGGATTTCCTGTTAAGATAGAGCGTGTAGAAAGACATAAAAAGCAAGAAGGGACAGAGGAATATGGATTTAGCCATTTTTAAGCGAGCGTTCGATTCGCTTCGTCGTTACAAAATAGATTTTGCGGACCTTTACTTTGAATCATCTGCTGCTCACAGCATTTCTTTTGAAGATGGGGCTTTAGAAGAAATAAGTTCTTCCCTTCGAGAAGGAGTAGGCGCTCGGGTGGTAAGGGAGGACGTCACGTCTTATTCACACACTCCAGGTGTTGCTGTAACAAACGGCCTCTCTGCTCTTCGAGAAAGTGCCCGTAATATAGGAATCCCCTTATCTTGGGAAAATGAAGGAGACTTTCAGCGCCGAATTATAAAGCAAACAGCCTTCGTGGCTCCTCCAGAGACACAATTTCTTCGAGATATAGATAGAAAAATACGAGAGGCTAGCCCCTATGTATCGCAAGTTTCTATTAATTACTCTCTTTCCTTAAAAAACATCATCATTATCAATCAAGAGGAAAACTTATTTCGAGAAAATCGTCCGTACACAAGCTTCAGCGTAGAGGTTACCGTGGAAAAAAATGGACAAATTCAAACGGGGTATGAAAATGCAGCCCGACTAGAGGTACCCAATATTTTCTGGGGAAAATATACTCCGTGGATCCTGGCCAATCAGGCTCTAAAACAAGCTCTTCTCATGCTTGACGCGCCAGATTGTCCAGCCGGAACTATGCCAGTTATACTTTCTGGAGAAGCAGGAGGAACTCTCGTACATGAAGCATGTGGACATGGACTTGAAGCAGATATTATACAGAAAGACTTTTCTGTTTACCGTAATAAAATAGGGCATAAAGTCGCAAGTCCTTTGGTAACCATGATAGATGATGGGACCCTCCCAGGTCTTTTCGGCAGCTATACAATAGATGATGAAGGGGTTCCAGCACAGAGAACTGTCCTTATTGAAGAGGGGGTTCTAAAAGGCTTTTTAACTGATAAAATTTCAGCTGCAAAGGAAGGATTGCCCCTCTCTGGCAACGGAAGGAGGGACTCGTATAGGAATCCTCCTATTCCGCGGATGAGCAATACCTTTATATTGCCAGGAGATAGCAATGAAGAGGCGATGATACAAAGTGTTGATTACGGCCTTTATGTAAAAAAAATGGGTGGTGGAGAAGTAAACCCAACTTCCGGGGATTTTGTCTTCTATGTCACCGAGGGATATTTCATCCGAAACGGCTCTATCGCTCACCCAGTAAAGGGTGCTTTGCTCACAGGGAACGGGCCTCAAGCACTAATGGATATTAGTGCTGTTGGGGATAATCTCCTCTATTTACCTGGAATGTGCGGGAAAGCAGGTCAATCAGTTCCCGTCACTGATGGACAACCAGCTTTGCTTATAAAAAAACTCATAGTTGGAGGCAACGTGACAGACCATGAGTCTCTTTAAACGTAAAAAGAAACGTGGACGCCCTAAACAGAATAAAGGTATTCTTTTTTCCAAACCACGACGCACGGAAGAAGAACTCAAAGAACTCAAAGAAATCAGAGAAGGAAGAATCCGTCGCCTTTTTACGTGGGTTCGTTTGTTTTTCTTCTTCTTGTTTTTAGCTATTGTTTATGCCATTGCATCCCTTTTCTCTTTTTGGACAGGTCGAGTAGGGGTGGAAATTCAAACATCTTTAACAACTAGAGCAGGGGGAGCAGTGCTTATTGTACTTCTCTTCATGGGATATATATGTTTTTCGATTCTTCTCCGACGGAGAATATATCGAATTCTAGCACAAACGCTAGCTACCTTGTTTCTATTTACGAGCGCAGCTCTCGTTCTAGGCCTTTTTTCCCGATTTGTACTCCAGCCCCATTGGACACTACTCAAGCCAGGGTTCTTTGGACAAAATCTAGCTCAGTTTTTTATGGTAAATGTGGGATTCTTTGGCACGACGCTGTTTTGTATAGCGAGCATCTTAACGTCCCTGGTTTTATATGGCATTATCAGTACTCAAAATATTTTAACCGCTTGGGAGGCTATGTCTTTAAAAATCAAGGGATTTCATCGTAAGAAACTATTGGAATCTAAAGAAGACACTTCCATTTCCAGAGCAACATTAGCAGCAGAAAAGACTGAAAACATGTGTGACCAACAAACAAATCCTAAAACAATATCCGCGGATGAAATATTAGAAACATCTGAAGAAAATTCCAAGTCAGAGGTGAAGCACCAAATAATACAAGAAAGGGAAATCGTGGAAAAGCAGGAAGGGGAAGAAGAGGGAGAAGAACCTTCTCTTAAATCTGTTTTTCAGGAAAGTCGGGCCGAAGAAGCGCCAGCTCGTATTATTATGGACGAAACAGATTCCACAGGTGCTGAAGGAGAAACTATGCCAGAAATAAATCTTCCTACACCAGAAAAAGGAGAGGAAGAGAGTATCGTCGAGGGAGTTTTCCCGCCGCCACTTGATCTTTTTGGAACCCCTGAACCGGCATTTCAAGACAGGGGAGAAGAAAAAGCAAAAGAACAAAGTGAAGCGATTATCTCCACCCTAGCCGATTTTGACGTACAAGCTGAATTAGCAGAAATAGTCATAGGCCCTACTGTTATACAATTCCAAATACAACTTGCACCTGGTATAAAAGTAAGCAAAATAGCAGGTTTGGCCAATGATTTAGCTGTAGCTTTAGCTGTTCCTGCTCTACGTGTAGAAGCACCAATTCCAGGGAAACCCTATGTTGGGATAGAGATACCCAACCCCAAAAGACGAGGGGTTTCTCTTCGGAAGGTACTTGATTCTCAGGCCTTTGAGCAAGCCGATTATGCCCTTCCTCTCCCCATGGGAGTTCGAGTGGACTCCCGCCCTCTTATTATAGGGTTAGAAGATTTGCCTCATCTTCTAGTGGCTGGAACTACTGGATCAGGGAAGAGTGTTTTCGTCAATAGTTGCATAGCCGGACTTTGTTACTGTCGACGTCCCGAAGAGCTTCGCTTTCTCATGATAGACCCTAAGCGAGTAGAGCTTAGTATATATGAGCACTTGCCTCATATATTAGCCAAGCCAGTAGTCTCTCCTAAAAAAGCAATTCAGGCTTTGGCGTGGGCTGTTCGGGAAATGGAACATCGTTACGATATTTTTGCTCGCGCAAGAGTTCGTAATTTGGCTGGCTACAACGAGAAGGTGCTGCCCAAAGATAAATTACCTCACATCGTCATAGTAGTTGATGAGTTGGCAGATCTTATGTTTACGGCTCAAAAAGAAGTGGAAGACTACATTTGTCGTTTGGCACAAATGGCGCGGGCGACGGGAATACACTTAATGTTGGCTACACAGCGCCCGTCAGTCAATGTAGTAACAGGTCTGATTAAAGCTAATATACCGGCTCGCGTAGCCTTCACACTTCCTTCTCAAGCAGATTCTAGAACTATCATCGATGTGTCAGGAGCAGAAAAGCTGCTTGGGAAGGGAGACATGCTTTTTGTAAGTCCTCGATATCCCAGGCCTGTGCGACTTCAGTCTCCATTTATAGAGGACGGTAAGTCCATGGAAATTGTAACCTACATGAAGAATCTTTTTGGTGAACCTGAATATATTGATATAGAGGAACAGGGAGAGAGTCGCGGGAATGGAGTAGATGCTGCTTTTACAGATGACCCCCTCTTAGAAGAAGCCATGCAGATTGTCCTTGATACAGGTATAGCATCTGCAAGTCGCTTGCAACGTCAGCTACGCATCGGTTTTACTCGTGCTGCTCGTCTTATAGATACAATGGAGCAACTTGGCATTGTAGGTCCTCCTGACGGATCAAAACCACGAGAAATACTTGTCGATGAAACTCGAGCGCAGGAGATTATGGATGAACACGTGGAATAAAACTCTCTCCATTGGATCATGGGAGTTTATATCGAGTAGATCAATACGAGATACGTCGGTTTTACTTGTAGCAGGTGGAAGAGCTCCTGCCTCATCTTGGTTTTCTGCTATAGCTCGATCTTTTCGGCACATATGGTGTGCTGATTCTGGTTTAGAAGTGTGCAGACAATCAGACATCATCCCAGAATACATTGTTGGAGATGAAGACAGTAGTTCCTCAGAGAGTTTAAAATGGGCTCTACAGAAAAAAGTGCAGATAAAAAAATACCCAGTAGATAAGGATTATACTGACCTCCAACTAGCATTAAAACACATTGGAGAGGCTTTTCCTCACGCTGAAGTTCTGCTTACGGGGTGTTGGGGAGGCCGGGTAGATCATACATGGAGCAATATTTTTTCAGCTATTTGGGCAGAAAAGGAATGGGGGCTTCGAGTTGTATGTCTCTGCGATGATAAAGAGGCCCTTTTTATTCTAGACGGGCCAGAACAGATACAAATTAATTTTCATACACCATTACCTCAAACAGTGTCTCTTTTGGCCCTCGAAGAAACGTGCGAAAATGTGAGTATTCATGGGACACGTTGGGAACTTGAAAAAACGACTCTTCACTTATTCCGCCCATACTCTATAAGCAACCGCCTTGCAAACGATGGGGGTAAAAGTATTGAAGTCGAAGTAGACAAGGGAAGACTTGCAGTGTATCTTTACTGGGCAGAATAAAAAAAGCGGGCTGAATTATACAGCCCGCTTGACTTTGCCGGATTTTAGACATCTAGTGCAAATCTTCATGCGTCGAGTCTCACCAGCACCTAGATCCACCTTGACATTCTGTAAATTAATGAGCCAACGTCTCCGTGTATGACGATTCGAGTGGCTGACAGCATTCCCGGTAACAGGGCCACGGCCGCAGCAATCACAAACTCTAGCCATAGTTCTACGCCTCCTCCGAAGGAAATAATGATCGAACAGGTGGATTTTATCACAGGTTAGGTGTTCTGGGCAATTCTTTCTCATAAAACTCGTCCCATAAGGAGGGATTATTTTGAACTTTAGCGAGAAACTTGAAGCACTGCAGGATATTATTCATAAACTAGAAAAAGAGGAACTCCCCTTAGAGGAAGCTTTGGAACTTTTCGAGCGAGGCGTGTCCCTCGTAAAAGAGTGTCAAGCTTATTTGACCCAGGCAGAACAGAAAATAACCCTTCTGACAAATTCTGGAGAAGAAATTCCAACTGGAGAGATATCATCGGGGGAAAATAACCATGTCTAATTTCATCAGAGAAGAACTTGAGAAGGAAAGGAAATGGATCGATACGCAACTTTCCCTCGTGTGCTCTCAAAAACCCAAAAATATTCCATCGCGTCTTTGGGAATCCATGGTATATTCTCTCATGGCTGGAGGGAAACGACTCCGTCCAATTCTTTGCATTAAAACCGCAGAAACCATGGGAGCAGATCGGAAGGAAATACTCCCCATGGCGTTGGCTTTCGAGATGATTCATACGGCTTCCCTTATCCATGATGACTTACCTGCTATGGATAATGATTCTTTGCGCCGTGGTAAACCCACAAACCACATTATCTTTGGAGAAACTCTGGCCATATTGGCAGGTGATGCATTGCTTGCCTGGGGATTTGAATATCCACTTTTCCACCTTAACAGAGAAAACATCCCTGCAGAGCGAATTATAAAGGCTTTTTCCATATTCTCCCAAGCTATAGGGCCTTCTGGTATCTGTGGAGGACAAGTCCTGGACACCGATCTCCAGAGCTATCAAGATAATGCCGATTTCGTTCTCCGTATAGCGCGACAAAAAACAGCCATATTGATACAATCTTCTGTTACTGTAGGAGCTATCCTTGCCGGTGCTCCTGCTTTAGTTGTAGATGCTTTTGAAAAGTATGGAGAGCACTTAGGACTGGCCTTTCAGATTGTTGACGATATACTTGACGTTACCGCTACTGCAAAAGTTTTAGGCAAAACACCTGGAAAAGATGCCCAACAAGAAAAGAACACGTTCGTAACTGTTTGGGGCATAGCAGAAGCGCGTAGAAGGGCATTGGAAGAGAGTGAAAGGGCAAGAGATGCTCTTAACCTTATAGATATGCCTACCTCTTTTTTCCAAGACCTCGCCATCTTCCTTTCTGAAAGAAGTTGTTAAAAGGAAGCTACAAGAAAGAAGGAGGAACCACTTAAGAAATTATGCAAATTCTCAATCGCGTTAACGACTATCGAGATCTTAAAGACATGTCTATAGGCGCTCTTTCTTTGCTCTGTGAAGACTTGAGAAAAGAAATTATAGACGTAGTAATGCAAAATGGAGGACATCTTGCTTCTTCTTTAGGAGCTGTAGAGCTGATTGTTGCATTGCTGCGACAATTTGATCCGCTTCAAGACAAAATTATATTTGACGTGGGACATCAAGCTTATGCCTATAAAATACTGACAGGAAGAAAAGAACAGTTTTCAACACTCCGTCAATGGGGAGGTGTGAGCGGATTCCCTAAAAGAGACGAGAGTCCCTGCGATCATTTTGATGTAGGGCATAGTAGCACTTCTTTATCGGCAGCTCTCGGGTATGCCAAGGCTAGAGATCTTTTAAAAGAAGATCATCATGTGGTAGCAGTTATTGGAGATGGCGCTCTCCTTAACGGGCTCTCTTTTGAAGCTCTTAATTACACGAAGGATGCAAAAACAAAGGTTATTTTTATTCTCAACGATAATAAGATGTCTATCAGTCACCGTGTAGGAGGGTTCGCATCATATCTGGCCAAATTAAGTTCAAGCTCTGCCTACAACGCTTTAAAAACATATATAAAAGAATCGTGTGCGTCTCTTCCCCAGGGACAATCCATCGAAAATGTTTTATCTAAATTCAGAGATCAGATAAAATTCTTGGTTAAGCCTGGCAACATCTTTGATGAGCTCGATATTAATTATTGGGGCCCTTTTGACGGACATAATATTTCGGAAATGGAAACTGTCTTCCAAATGGCAAAAAAGTATTATAAACCTGTTTTGCTTCATATAGTGACCACAAAGGGGAAAGGGCTGGAATGCGCTGAAAAGCACCCGAGTATCTATCATGGCATTTCTGCCAAGAGGCCCTCAAAATCCACATCAAGTGGGATAAGTTGGGGTGCAGCAGCAACAGAAGAACTATGTCGATTGGCAAGGAAAAACCCCAAAATTGTATGCCTTAC
This window encodes:
- the amrS gene encoding AmmeMemoRadiSam system radical SAM enzyme, producing MTYQALWWHKEGERIICDLCPHRCSLKKGQKGLCGVRIHRGEAGLFSLNYGLVSSMALDPVEKKPLYHWNPGTEIFSIGSIGCNMHCPFCQNWEISTCSSTVPLTYIPSSDLLRLVRKEQVRSVAFTYNEPLIWYEYVMDTAQILKKEGIPVVLVSNGMINEAPLKDLLPYVDAANIDVKAFDEETYRFMGGNLNTVKQTVETMITAGIHVELTSLIVTGIHKDTLWIESLAKWAASLSPSMVLHISRYFPCYKWNEKPTPITMLREAKSRAEKHLHFVYLGNVTETVFTLCPSCKATILERRGYNTYIQAMDREGRCAKCGFPIVTLTGNED
- the dxs gene encoding 1-deoxy-D-xylulose-5-phosphate synthase, which encodes MQILNRVNDYRDLKDMSIGALSLLCEDLRKEIIDVVMQNGGHLASSLGAVELIVALLRQFDPLQDKIIFDVGHQAYAYKILTGRKEQFSTLRQWGGVSGFPKRDESPCDHFDVGHSSTSLSAALGYAKARDLLKEDHHVVAVIGDGALLNGLSFEALNYTKDAKTKVIFILNDNKMSISHRVGGFASYLAKLSSSSAYNALKTYIKESCASLPQGQSIENVLSKFRDQIKFLVKPGNIFDELDINYWGPFDGHNISEMETVFQMAKKYYKPVLLHIVTTKGKGLECAEKHPSIYHGISAKRPSKSTSSGISWGAAATEELCRLARKNPKIVCLTAAMKDGTRLDLFAQHFPDRFYDVGIAEEHMLTMSAGMAAGGLRPVVCIYSTFLQRAMDQLVHDIALQNLPVVLAIDRGGLVGEDGETHHGLLDMAWGRSIPHLEILAPRDIVDLRAMLDHCLSRSTPVLIRYPRGIAPEEISRNNPNPLPPYRAEVIQQGDGNEWSIMGIGATLQLAFESSHLAVAQGEPAPTILDLRWIKPLDWETIDQRLQSNRIVIVLEEGYRNGGIGETIAARASEKAWPVQVIPIGIPDLFVPHGTPEKQREFCGLTPQRVVNSYRKNTKGTNR
- the rpmB gene encoding 50S ribosomal protein L28, translated to MARVCDCCGRGPVTGNAVSHSNRHTRRRWLINLQNVKVDLGAGETRRMKICTRCLKSGKVKRAV
- the mltG gene encoding endolytic transglycosylase MltG; translated protein: MKKFIDILLLICSLGYFLLLCMIPTSWWNSQFPFGVGEPLPALVLPGQNAKEIADAFYKAGIVTNPLELRGWMARLGIDRTLKTGMYMIKKGTSWEVAQQLKEAVPSQEKVTIVPGSDLFSIKNAFPDMTEDEVSTLLQNTAIFPLDLQPLLPLAPETRVAFLLPDTYYVPEKKLEYVLKAGFTLWWKHFDTKIQNLSPHELLETAILASLVEREAKIDEERPLIAGIIKNRVAQNMPLQVDATIVYAWKREGENLSRVLFKHLEVDSPYNTYKKLGLPPTAICIPSIASWEAALKPAQTEYLYYVAGKDGQHFFATTYQGHLLNIRKIRGAQH
- a CDS encoding thiamine diphosphokinase, whose protein sequence is MNTWNKTLSIGSWEFISSRSIRDTSVLLVAGGRAPASSWFSAIARSFRHIWCADSGLEVCRQSDIIPEYIVGDEDSSSSESLKWALQKKVQIKKYPVDKDYTDLQLALKHIGEAFPHAEVLLTGCWGGRVDHTWSNIFSAIWAEKEWGLRVVCLCDDKEALFILDGPEQIQINFHTPLPQTVSLLALEETCENVSIHGTRWELEKTTLHLFRPYSISNRLANDGGKSIEVEVDKGRLAVYLYWAE
- a CDS encoding TldD/PmbA family protein, which encodes MDLAIFKRAFDSLRRYKIDFADLYFESSAAHSISFEDGALEEISSSLREGVGARVVREDVTSYSHTPGVAVTNGLSALRESARNIGIPLSWENEGDFQRRIIKQTAFVAPPETQFLRDIDRKIREASPYVSQVSINYSLSLKNIIIINQEENLFRENRPYTSFSVEVTVEKNGQIQTGYENAARLEVPNIFWGKYTPWILANQALKQALLMLDAPDCPAGTMPVILSGEAGGTLVHEACGHGLEADIIQKDFSVYRNKIGHKVASPLVTMIDDGTLPGLFGSYTIDDEGVPAQRTVLIEEGVLKGFLTDKISAAKEGLPLSGNGRRDSYRNPPIPRMSNTFILPGDSNEEAMIQSVDYGLYVKKMGGGEVNPTSGDFVFYVTEGYFIRNGSIAHPVKGALLTGNGPQALMDISAVGDNLLYLPGMCGKAGQSVPVTDGQPALLIKKLIVGGNVTDHESL
- a CDS encoding exodeoxyribonuclease VII small subunit — encoded protein: MNFSEKLEALQDIIHKLEKEELPLEEALELFERGVSLVKECQAYLTQAEQKITLLTNSGEEIPTGEISSGENNHV
- a CDS encoding polyprenyl synthetase family protein, with product MSNFIREELEKERKWIDTQLSLVCSQKPKNIPSRLWESMVYSLMAGGKRLRPILCIKTAETMGADRKEILPMALAFEMIHTASLIHDDLPAMDNDSLRRGKPTNHIIFGETLAILAGDALLAWGFEYPLFHLNRENIPAERIIKAFSIFSQAIGPSGICGGQVLDTDLQSYQDNADFVLRIARQKTAILIQSSVTVGAILAGAPALVVDAFEKYGEHLGLAFQIVDDILDVTATAKVLGKTPGKDAQQEKNTFVTVWGIAEARRRALEESERARDALNLIDMPTSFFQDLAIFLSERSC
- a CDS encoding FtsK/SpoIIIE family DNA translocase: MSLFKRKKKRGRPKQNKGILFSKPRRTEEELKELKEIREGRIRRLFTWVRLFFFFLFLAIVYAIASLFSFWTGRVGVEIQTSLTTRAGGAVLIVLLFMGYICFSILLRRRIYRILAQTLATLFLFTSAALVLGLFSRFVLQPHWTLLKPGFFGQNLAQFFMVNVGFFGTTLFCIASILTSLVLYGIISTQNILTAWEAMSLKIKGFHRKKLLESKEDTSISRATLAAEKTENMCDQQTNPKTISADEILETSEENSKSEVKHQIIQEREIVEKQEGEEEGEEPSLKSVFQESRAEEAPARIIMDETDSTGAEGETMPEINLPTPEKGEEESIVEGVFPPPLDLFGTPEPAFQDRGEEKAKEQSEAIISTLADFDVQAELAEIVIGPTVIQFQIQLAPGIKVSKIAGLANDLAVALAVPALRVEAPIPGKPYVGIEIPNPKRRGVSLRKVLDSQAFEQADYALPLPMGVRVDSRPLIIGLEDLPHLLVAGTTGSGKSVFVNSCIAGLCYCRRPEELRFLMIDPKRVELSIYEHLPHILAKPVVSPKKAIQALAWAVREMEHRYDIFARARVRNLAGYNEKVLPKDKLPHIVIVVDELADLMFTAQKEVEDYICRLAQMARATGIHLMLATQRPSVNVVTGLIKANIPARVAFTLPSQADSRTIIDVSGAEKLLGKGDMLFVSPRYPRPVRLQSPFIEDGKSMEIVTYMKNLFGEPEYIDIEEQGESRGNGVDAAFTDDPLLEEAMQIVLDTGIASASRLQRQLRIGFTRAARLIDTMEQLGIVGPPDGSKPREILVDETRAQEIMDEHVE